One region of Limnospira fusiformis SAG 85.79 genomic DNA includes:
- a CDS encoding CHAT domain-containing protein: MDERRVQAYLSLIQKLLACDMGEEAAILRKHRELVDEGLVQVMRDEAEKRAQQGRGNVGWLRDFADTIEAVNYELPRLETKLTADALLDQGFQQYQHSEYPQAWESLQQSLALYEEIGDKAGIASSWVWLGRIDRDRGNWDEAERLVQQCLALSTELGDRQGIATSWGVLGDIQRNRGNWDEAERLYQQCLALRTELGDRKGMASSWGVLGDIQRKRGNWDEAERLYQQCLAIETELGDRSGMATTWGSLGDIQRNRGNWEEAERLYQQSLALRTELGDRKGMATSWGQLGDIQRKRGNWEEAERLYQQYLEVMTELGDRKGMATSWGVLGYIQNIRGNWEEAERLYQQSLALRTELGDRKGMATSWGLLGDIQRNRGNWEEAERLYQQYLALSTELGDRAGMATSWGQLGDIQRKRGNWEEAERLYQQYLEVMTELGDRKGMASSWGVLGDIQRNRGNWEEAERLYQQCLAIETELGDRAGMATSWGQLGDIQRNRGNWDEAERLYQQYLEVMTELGDRAGMATSYNVLALVYQHFNRIPEAIAAWKEGLTICPPEQFPLEALKLGRRLGDAAFEIEDWETAIYGYEAAIEAVETRCTFTDSYSEKQKRREAALDLYPQLVQACINGGDIGKALASVERSKSRNLIELLSNRDLYPKGDIPPEILQQLDKLRREVTAKQRLLETLETPTNPDNQDIGGLGQRGSSAASFTPEVMKSLRQEYEQAQQDLTKLLETINTYDPNFSLTQRVQPIQFSKIQALLDKDTLLMQWYLSPQGIYTFIVRGETGEISVHLSPPENLEQLQELRETYLQTYQRHHSDDWETNLDHFLRRLRDILELPQLLPQIPPTYRRLIVVPYRELHLFPLHALPLGDDDEPEYLADRFPLGVTYSPSCQFLEVSQRHQRQTSNRQRLFAIQNPTEDLDYADLEVEAILANFSTNASRLTRQQASKTSLKENPHRQAFQEADYLHFAGHGAFNFNSPLLSPLVLAGAKISVSDTEGQTLCEETPPSEPTETRFLPWRKGTQIDLSKCYTLGELFELYLPACRLVILSACETGLTDFSPNLEEYISLGLGFLYAGAANVICSLWAVNDVSTAILMVKLYEEMQTQPSVALALKQAQEWMRAVTKQELTAWLNEQDSAGNPYPKAKLRDNLGLGLKRADYRPYQHPIHWGAFCAIGV, from the coding sequence CGAAGCCGAAAAGAGGGCGCAACAGGGGCGGGGGAATGTAGGCTGGTTGCGGGATTTTGCCGATACAATCGAAGCGGTTAACTATGAGTTGCCTCGGCTAGAAACTAAACTGACAGCAGATGCTCTGTTGGATCAAGGATTTCAACAGTATCAACATTCTGAATATCCCCAAGCCTGGGAATCTTTGCAACAGTCTCTCGCCTTGTATGAGGAAATCGGGGATAAGGCGGGTATTGCATCCTCTTGGGTATGGTTGGGTCGTATTGATCGAGATCGCGGCAACTGGGACGAGGCGGAGCGTCTGGTTCAGCAATGTTTGGCATTGAGTACCGAATTGGGCGATCGCCAAGGGATAGCAACCTCTTGGGGAGTGTTGGGAGATATCCAGCGAAATCGGGGCAACTGGGACGAGGCGGAGCGTCTGTATCAGCAATGTTTGGCATTGAGAACCGAATTGGGCGATCGCAAAGGGATGGCATCCTCTTGGGGAGTGTTGGGAGATATCCAGCGCAAGCGGGGCAACTGGGACGAGGCGGAGCGTCTGTATCAGCAATGTTTGGCAATTGAAACCGAATTGGGCGATCGCTCCGGGATGGCAACCACTTGGGGAAGTTTGGGAGATATCCAGCGAAATCGGGGCAACTGGGAGGAGGCGGAGCGTCTGTATCAGCAATCTTTGGCATTGAGAACCGAATTGGGCGATCGCAAAGGGATGGCAACCTCTTGGGGACAGTTGGGAGATATCCAGCGCAAGCGGGGCAACTGGGAGGAGGCGGAGCGTCTGTATCAGCAATATTTGGAAGTGATGACCGAATTGGGCGATCGCAAAGGGATGGCAACCTCTTGGGGAGTGTTGGGATATATCCAGAACATTCGGGGCAACTGGGAGGAGGCCGAGCGTCTGTATCAGCAATCTTTGGCATTGAGAACCGAATTGGGCGATCGCAAAGGGATGGCAACCTCTTGGGGACTGTTGGGAGATATCCAGCGAAATCGGGGCAACTGGGAGGAGGCGGAGCGTCTGTATCAGCAATATTTGGCATTGAGTACCGAATTGGGCGATCGCGCTGGGATGGCTACCTCTTGGGGACAGTTGGGAGATATCCAGCGCAAGCGGGGCAACTGGGAGGAGGCGGAGCGTCTGTATCAGCAATATTTGGAAGTGATGACCGAATTGGGCGATCGCAAAGGGATGGCATCCTCTTGGGGAGTGTTGGGAGATATCCAGCGAAATCGGGGCAACTGGGAGGAGGCGGAGCGTCTGTATCAGCAATGTTTGGCAATTGAAACCGAATTGGGCGATCGCGCCGGGATGGCAACCTCTTGGGGACAGTTGGGAGATATCCAGCGAAATCGGGGCAACTGGGACGAGGCGGAGCGTCTGTATCAGCAATATTTGGAAGTGATGACCGAATTGGGCGATCGCGCCGGGATGGCTACCAGTTACAATGTTCTCGCCCTTGTCTATCAACACTTTAACCGAATTCCTGAAGCGATCGCCGCCTGGAAAGAAGGGTTAACCATTTGTCCCCCAGAGCAATTCCCCCTAGAAGCCTTGAAACTCGGTCGCAGATTAGGCGATGCTGCCTTTGAGATTGAAGACTGGGAAACCGCCATCTATGGCTATGAGGCTGCGATCGAAGCCGTCGAAACCCGTTGCACTTTCACCGACTCCTACAGCGAGAAACAAAAACGCCGAGAAGCCGCCCTAGACCTCTATCCCCAACTCGTGCAAGCCTGCATCAATGGCGGCGATATCGGGAAAGCCTTAGCCAGCGTCGAACGCAGCAAATCCCGCAACCTGATTGAACTCCTCAGCAACCGCGACCTTTACCCCAAAGGCGACATTCCCCCAGAAATCCTGCAACAACTCGACAAGCTGCGTCGGGAAGTCACCGCCAAACAGCGACTCCTCGAAACCCTCGAAACCCCCACCAACCCCGATAATCAGGACATCGGCGGACTGGGACAACGGGGCAGCAGTGCCGCCAGCTTCACCCCGGAAGTTATGAAGAGCCTGCGTCAAGAGTACGAACAGGCGCAACAGGACTTAACCAAACTCCTGGAAACCATCAACACCTACGACCCCAACTTCAGCCTCACCCAACGAGTCCAACCCATCCAATTCTCGAAAATTCAGGCGTTATTGGATAAAGATACCCTGTTGATGCAATGGTATCTCAGCCCCCAAGGAATTTATACCTTTATCGTCAGGGGCGAAACCGGGGAAATTTCCGTGCATCTTTCCCCCCCAGAAAACCTGGAGCAATTACAGGAGTTGCGCGAAACCTATCTCCAAACCTATCAACGCCACCACTCCGACGACTGGGAAACCAATCTCGACCACTTCCTGCGCCGTCTGCGGGATATCCTGGAATTACCCCAACTCCTCCCCCAAATTCCCCCCACCTACCGCCGCCTAATTGTCGTCCCCTATCGCGAGTTGCATTTATTCCCCCTCCACGCCTTACCCCTGGGGGATGACGATGAACCCGAATATCTCGCCGATAGATTTCCCCTGGGAGTCACCTATAGCCCCAGTTGTCAATTCCTGGAAGTCTCCCAACGCCACCAACGCCAAACCAGCAACCGCCAGCGCCTCTTTGCTATCCAAAATCCCACGGAAGACCTAGACTATGCGGACTTAGAGGTTGAAGCCATTTTAGCCAACTTCTCCACCAACGCCAGCCGTCTCACTCGCCAGCAAGCCAGCAAAACCAGCCTGAAGGAAAACCCCCACCGCCAAGCATTCCAAGAGGCGGACTATCTCCATTTTGCCGGACATGGGGCGTTCAATTTCAACAGTCCCCTCCTCTCTCCCCTCGTCTTAGCCGGGGCGAAAATCTCGGTCAGTGACACAGAAGGGCAAACCCTCTGCGAGGAAACCCCCCCCTCTGAACCCACCGAGACTCGTTTTCTCCCTTGGCGCAAAGGCACGCAGATTGACCTAAGCAAATGTTACACCCTGGGAGAATTGTTTGAACTATATTTACCCGCCTGTCGCCTAGTGATTCTCTCGGCTTGTGAAACGGGGTTAACAGACTTTTCCCCCAACTTGGAAGAGTATATCAGTTTGGGGCTAGGGTTTCTGTATGCGGGGGCGGCGAATGTGATTTGCAGTCTTTGGGCGGTGAATGATGTCTCGACGGCGATTTTGATGGTAAAATTGTATGAGGAAATGCAGACCCAGCCCTCGGTGGCGTTAGCCTTGAAACAGGCTCAAGAGTGGATGAGAGCAGTCACGAAGCAGGAGTTAACGGCGTGGCTGAATGAGCAGGACTCGGCGGGAAACCCTTATCCCAAGGCGAAACTCCGAGATAACTTGGGGTTAGGTCTTAAACGCGCGGATTACCGACCCTATCAACATCCTATCCATTGGGGGGCATTTTGTGCGATCGGAGTTTAG
- the mrdA gene encoding penicillin-binding protein 2: MAGESPFTPHNQYTSDKPQRHQSYRGRLHRGIILLLLITAGFCLYTVQLANLQLIQGAINWDRAENNRLRLVPIPAKRGEIFDRHNQRLTRSRLARSVYIWPREQSPQQWQEIATQLGPILDITPQEIINLIENKGYNSHLFVLIKQDITPGMFIALAERSEYFKGVEVRGESQRYYPHNHLASHILGYIGAASLQELKANPQYPMGMLTGKMGIERIANSSLEGVWGNRLIEVNSRGEEIQELGIQQPKPGQPLQLTLDLELQKTAETALGDRSGAVVVLDVKTGAILAMVSHPSFNPNIFSGPMTAQQWEQLQSRENPMLNRAVQGYPSGSTFKIVTAIAGIESGKFSPNSTVPTAGAITIGGVSFHEHSNSGYGTIGFRKALAVSSNTFFYQVGMAAGPHQIAKWGKELGIGGSINLDLLGLDGANHGQIPTPEQKQAWYGEPWYVADTVTMAIGQGLVLATPLELAVMTSTVANGGYRVQPHLLASQTNTDETKPIKTSISAGSLNVVRQGLIDTVKEGTARILNDGSIPLTGGKTGTVEIPGHPNNSMYVAFGPADQPEIAIAVLVERGGYGSVSAAPIAKAVFQTYFNGRK; this comes from the coding sequence ATGGCTGGTGAATCTCCGTTTACCCCTCACAATCAATATACTTCTGATAAACCGCAGCGGCATCAGTCTTACCGTGGCCGTCTGCATCGTGGTATTATCCTGCTGTTATTGATTACTGCCGGGTTTTGTTTGTACACTGTTCAACTCGCTAATTTACAATTGATTCAAGGAGCTATCAATTGGGACAGAGCGGAAAATAACCGACTTCGCCTAGTTCCTATTCCGGCAAAACGAGGCGAAATTTTCGATCGCCATAATCAAAGACTCACCCGCAGTCGTTTGGCGCGATCAGTTTATATTTGGCCTAGGGAACAGTCACCCCAACAGTGGCAGGAAATTGCTACCCAACTGGGTCCGATTCTTGATATCACTCCACAAGAAATTATTAATCTTATCGAAAATAAGGGCTATAATTCCCATCTTTTTGTGCTAATTAAACAGGATATTACCCCAGGAATGTTTATTGCTCTCGCCGAACGTTCTGAGTATTTTAAAGGGGTAGAAGTTCGCGGGGAGTCTCAACGTTATTATCCACACAATCATCTGGCTTCCCATATTTTAGGATATATTGGCGCTGCTAGTTTACAGGAATTAAAGGCTAATCCTCAATACCCTATGGGAATGCTAACGGGGAAAATGGGGATAGAACGTATAGCTAACTCTTCCCTTGAGGGAGTGTGGGGAAATCGATTAATTGAGGTCAATTCTCGGGGAGAGGAAATTCAAGAACTAGGTATTCAACAACCAAAACCCGGTCAGCCGCTTCAGTTAACTTTAGATTTGGAACTACAAAAAACCGCCGAAACTGCTTTAGGCGATCGCTCTGGTGCTGTAGTAGTATTAGATGTGAAAACTGGCGCGATTTTGGCTATGGTTAGTCATCCTAGCTTTAATCCTAATATATTCTCTGGTCCGATGACTGCACAACAATGGGAACAATTACAAAGCCGCGAAAATCCTATGTTAAATAGGGCTGTACAGGGCTACCCCTCTGGTAGTACATTTAAAATTGTTACGGCGATCGCCGGTATAGAATCGGGTAAATTTTCCCCTAATTCAACTGTACCCACTGCGGGGGCTATTACCATTGGCGGCGTGAGTTTTCATGAGCATAGTAATAGTGGTTATGGTACTATTGGATTTAGAAAGGCACTTGCTGTTAGTAGTAATACCTTTTTTTATCAGGTGGGAATGGCGGCGGGACCTCATCAAATTGCTAAATGGGGGAAAGAATTAGGGATTGGTGGTAGTATTAATTTGGATTTATTGGGACTTGATGGCGCTAATCATGGTCAAATCCCTACCCCAGAACAAAAACAAGCATGGTATGGTGAGCCTTGGTATGTGGCGGATACTGTCACTATGGCGATCGGTCAGGGGTTGGTTTTAGCTACTCCCTTGGAATTGGCGGTTATGACCAGTACCGTCGCTAATGGCGGCTATCGAGTACAACCTCACCTCTTGGCTTCCCAAACTAATACCGATGAAACTAAACCTATTAAAACTTCCATTTCGGCGGGTAGTTTAAATGTGGTCCGACAGGGATTAATTGATACTGTCAAGGAGGGAACTGCTAGAATTTTGAATGATGGTTCTATTCCTTTAACCGGAGGGAAAACTGGAACCGTAGAAATTCCCGGACACCCCAACAATTCTATGTATGTGGCTTTTGGACCTGCGGATCAACCAGAAATTGCGATCGCAGTTTTGGTCGAAAGAGGTGGTTATGGTTCTGTGTCCGCCGCACCTATTGCTAAGGCGGTTTTTCAGACCTATTTCAATGGGAGAAAATAG
- a CDS encoding DUF502 domain-containing protein, with product MFQNLKHDLKNDLIAGLLVVIPLATTIWLSITVATAVIKFLTRIPKQVNPFDGLNPILVNLLNILVGLAVPLMGILFIGLMARNIAGQWLLNLSEQILQGIPLAGSVYKTLKQLLETLLRDSNDKFRRVVLIEYPRRGVWTLAFVTGSADATIQSHLSEDMIGVFVPTTPNPTSGWYAIVPRHEAIDLSLSVEEAFKIIVSGGIVNASTSLKPSASPPVETPLDPIISKKNAEQPVTLEEQQFAP from the coding sequence GTGTTCCAAAACCTCAAACATGATTTAAAAAATGATTTGATTGCCGGGTTGCTGGTGGTAATTCCCCTGGCGACTACTATCTGGCTTAGTATTACCGTGGCTACAGCGGTGATTAAATTTCTGACCCGCATTCCTAAACAAGTTAACCCTTTTGATGGCCTCAATCCCATTCTGGTCAATCTACTTAATATTTTGGTGGGGTTAGCTGTTCCATTAATGGGTATTCTGTTCATTGGTCTGATGGCTAGAAATATCGCTGGTCAGTGGTTACTTAACCTCAGTGAACAGATTTTACAAGGCATTCCCTTGGCGGGGTCAGTTTACAAAACCCTCAAACAACTTCTGGAAACTCTCCTCAGAGACTCAAATGATAAGTTTCGGCGGGTGGTTCTGATAGAATATCCTCGGCGGGGAGTTTGGACTCTGGCTTTCGTCACCGGATCAGCAGATGCAACCATTCAATCTCACCTGTCGGAAGATATGATTGGTGTTTTTGTGCCGACTACTCCTAACCCTACCAGTGGCTGGTATGCTATTGTTCCCCGCCATGAAGCGATCGACTTATCCCTATCGGTAGAAGAAGCATTTAAAATTATCGTCTCCGGTGGTATTGTTAATGCTTCCACTTCTCTAAAGCCTAGCGCTAGTCCTCCTGTGGAAACTCCCCTAGACCCTATTATCTCTAAGAAAAATGCGGAACAACCTGTCACCCTGGAAGAACAACAATTTGCTCCTTAG
- the rodA gene encoding rod shape-determining protein RodA → MFFRARLKSYRRSPLAAWAEVDWLLLVACVALTGLGGIMIRSVEVTQGLTDWWQHWITGGVGLILAMIIAKSNYQTLINWKWIVYIIVNLSLIAVQLIGTTALGAQRWINIGGFHVQPSEFAKVGIIIVLAALLHEVKIPSIPDTIKMLIIAAVPWGLVLIEPNLGTSLVFGMITLGMLYWGNVHPGWLILLLSPIISAILTTVYQPAGIIWAVAMGFVGWWSLPWRYVTGPLALGMNLGAGKLGDIFWGFLQDYQKQRLIGFLNPEQDPLGAGYHLIQSRIAIGSGQLYGRGLYQGTQTQLDFIPEQHTDFIFSAIGEELGFIGCIIVLAVFWIICLRLVIIAQTAKDSFGSLIAIGVLSMLMFQVFVNIGMNIGLAPVTGIPLPFLSYGRSALLSNFLAMGLVESVANHRQRKRIF, encoded by the coding sequence ATGTTTTTCAGAGCCAGATTAAAAAGCTATAGGCGATCGCCCCTAGCAGCTTGGGCAGAAGTAGACTGGTTATTATTAGTCGCCTGTGTCGCCCTCACCGGATTAGGCGGCATCATGATCCGTAGTGTAGAAGTTACCCAAGGACTGACAGACTGGTGGCAACACTGGATCACCGGAGGTGTAGGGTTAATCCTGGCGATGATAATTGCCAAGAGTAACTACCAAACACTAATCAATTGGAAATGGATAGTTTATATTATCGTTAACCTCTCCCTGATTGCCGTTCAATTAATCGGAACCACAGCCCTAGGAGCCCAACGCTGGATTAATATTGGTGGTTTTCACGTCCAGCCCTCCGAATTTGCCAAGGTGGGGATAATTATTGTTTTGGCAGCACTTCTGCACGAGGTCAAGATACCCAGCATTCCAGACACCATCAAAATGCTGATTATCGCGGCTGTTCCCTGGGGGTTAGTATTAATTGAACCCAACCTAGGAACCTCCCTAGTCTTTGGTATGATTACCCTGGGAATGTTGTATTGGGGCAATGTCCATCCCGGTTGGTTAATCCTGTTATTGTCCCCGATTATATCAGCTATTTTAACAACAGTCTATCAACCTGCTGGCATCATTTGGGCTGTAGCCATGGGGTTTGTAGGCTGGTGGAGTTTACCTTGGCGGTATGTGACCGGACCTCTCGCCTTGGGTATGAATTTGGGGGCCGGAAAATTAGGAGATATTTTCTGGGGGTTTCTGCAAGATTATCAAAAGCAGCGACTGATTGGCTTTTTAAACCCAGAGCAAGACCCCCTAGGAGCAGGATATCACTTAATTCAATCTCGCATTGCCATTGGTTCGGGACAGTTATATGGCCGAGGTTTGTATCAGGGAACCCAAACTCAGCTAGATTTTATTCCCGAACAGCATACCGACTTCATCTTTTCTGCCATTGGGGAAGAATTGGGGTTTATCGGTTGTATTATTGTTTTGGCAGTGTTCTGGATAATTTGCCTGCGATTGGTGATTATTGCCCAAACTGCTAAGGATAGTTTTGGTTCCTTAATTGCGATCGGGGTATTGTCAATGTTGATGTTCCAAGTATTTGTAAATATTGGCATGAATATTGGACTAGCACCAGTTACAGGCATCCCTTTACCATTTCTCAGCTATGGGCGATCGGCACTCCTAAGTAATTTTCTAGCCATGGGATTAGTAGAATCTGTTGCTAACCACCGACAGCGAAAACGCATTTTCTAG
- a CDS encoding VOC family protein, with protein sequence MQLKRLGHVAICVQDIQTAASFYQNLGMELVWQDSDWAYLKAGDDGLALLGPGYNQARSHFGFVFSDRTEIETAYQQLQQQGAEITPIHEHRDGTASFYGRDPDGNAFEYLYEPIKKGDN encoded by the coding sequence ATGCAACTCAAACGCTTAGGCCATGTAGCCATCTGTGTCCAAGATATTCAGACCGCCGCCAGTTTTTACCAAAATTTGGGTATGGAATTAGTATGGCAAGATAGCGATTGGGCTTATTTGAAGGCGGGAGATGATGGACTTGCCTTGCTGGGTCCAGGTTACAACCAAGCCAGATCCCATTTTGGGTTTGTGTTTAGCGATCGCACGGAAATAGAAACAGCCTATCAGCAATTACAACAACAAGGGGCAGAAATTACCCCCATTCACGAACACCGAGACGGTACCGCCTCCTTTTACGGTCGCGACCCGGACGGTAACGCCTTTGAGTATCTCTATGAACCCATCAAAAAAGGTGATAATTGA
- a CDS encoding photosystem II high light acclimation radical SAM protein, producing MDQKILYVRLPCNPIFPIGVVYLADHVHKLFGSVEQRIFDLGTVPPLDYSLALNNCIDEFQPTLLVFSWRDIQIYAPVGGRGGNPLQNAFEFYYAKNPLVKLRGAFGGLRLAVSYYNELWRNTSLVRQGLNRARRYQPQARAVVGGGAVSVFYEQLGESLPDGTIISVGEGEALLEKLLRGEDFSNERCYVVGQTQPRDRMIHEKPTNIEKTACNYDYISQVWPEFDYYFQDGDFYIGVQTKRGCPHNCCYCVYTVIEGKQVRINPADEVVAEMQQLYHRGIRNFWFTDAQFIPARRFIDDAVELLQKILDAGMNDINWAAYIRADNLTPQLCELMVKTGMNYFEIGITSGSQELVRKMRMGYNLRVVLENCRDLKAAGFNDLVSVNYSFNVIDETFDTIRQTIAYHRELEAIFGADKVEPAIFFIGLQPHTHLEEYAFNNGILDRNYNPMSLMPWTARKLLWNPEPLGSFFGEVCLEAWKRNPNDFGRGVMDILEERLGKSSLEEALSAPVQSDRPADKQLVKAG from the coding sequence ATGGACCAAAAAATCCTATACGTTCGCCTCCCCTGCAACCCCATCTTCCCCATAGGGGTAGTTTACCTAGCAGACCATGTACATAAGCTATTTGGTTCTGTAGAGCAGCGAATCTTTGACCTAGGGACTGTTCCCCCCCTAGACTATAGTTTAGCCCTCAATAACTGCATTGACGAGTTCCAGCCGACACTGTTAGTATTTTCGTGGCGGGATATCCAAATTTATGCTCCCGTGGGCGGACGGGGCGGAAATCCTTTGCAAAATGCCTTTGAGTTTTACTATGCCAAAAACCCCCTAGTTAAGTTGCGGGGTGCTTTCGGAGGATTACGGTTAGCAGTATCCTACTATAACGAACTGTGGCGTAATACCAGTTTAGTGCGGCAGGGACTCAACCGAGCCAGACGCTATCAACCCCAAGCACGCGCGGTAGTAGGTGGCGGCGCGGTGAGTGTGTTTTATGAACAATTAGGGGAGAGTCTCCCTGATGGCACAATTATTTCCGTAGGGGAAGGGGAGGCGTTATTAGAAAAATTATTGAGGGGTGAAGACTTCAGTAATGAACGCTGTTATGTGGTCGGACAAACTCAACCACGCGATCGCATGATTCATGAAAAACCGACTAATATTGAGAAAACCGCCTGTAACTATGATTATATTAGCCAAGTTTGGCCGGAGTTTGACTACTATTTTCAGGATGGGGATTTTTATATCGGTGTTCAGACTAAGCGTGGTTGTCCCCACAACTGCTGTTATTGTGTCTATACCGTAATTGAAGGTAAACAGGTGCGGATTAATCCCGCTGATGAAGTAGTCGCAGAAATGCAGCAACTTTACCATCGTGGAATCCGTAACTTTTGGTTTACCGATGCTCAATTTATCCCCGCCCGTCGATTTATTGATGATGCCGTAGAACTGCTACAAAAAATCCTTGATGCTGGCATGAATGATATAAATTGGGCGGCGTATATTCGGGCGGATAACCTCACCCCCCAATTGTGTGAACTGATGGTTAAAACCGGAATGAATTACTTTGAAATCGGTATCACCAGCGGTTCCCAGGAATTGGTCAGAAAAATGCGGATGGGCTATAATCTGCGTGTAGTATTAGAAAACTGCCGAGATTTAAAAGCAGCCGGATTTAATGATTTGGTGTCTGTTAACTATTCGTTTAATGTGATTGATGAAACCTTTGACACTATCCGTCAGACCATTGCTTATCATCGGGAATTGGAGGCGATTTTTGGGGCGGATAAGGTGGAACCTGCCATCTTTTTTATTGGCTTACAACCCCACACCCATTTAGAAGAATATGCCTTTAACAACGGTATACTCGATCGCAATTATAATCCCATGAGTTTGATGCCTTGGACAGCCCGGAAACTTCTATGGAACCCGGAACCCTTGGGGTCTTTCTTTGGGGAGGTCTGTTTAGAAGCCTGGAAACGGAACCCTAATGATTTTGGACGGGGAGTGATGGATATCCTAGAAGAACGTCTGGGGAAATCATCCCTAGAAGAGGCTTTGAGTGCGCCTGTCCAAAGCGATCGCCCTGCTGACAAACAACTGGTCAAGGCAGGTTAA
- a CDS encoding DUF1830 domain-containing protein produces MAQILDPLPYNSPGRVLCCYVNATSNIQIARISNVPNWYFERVVFPGQRLVFEAIPEALLEIHTGKMASAILSDKIPCDRLQIDQELPPIDEVHPSAAALAYHERITGRSSEGKPSVLTTPALSSVD; encoded by the coding sequence ATGGCTCAAATTCTTGATCCCCTACCCTATAACAGTCCTGGCCGAGTTCTCTGCTGCTACGTTAACGCTACTAGCAATATTCAGATTGCCAGAATTAGCAATGTCCCAAATTGGTATTTTGAACGGGTGGTATTTCCCGGTCAGCGTTTGGTGTTTGAAGCTATACCAGAAGCCCTGTTAGAGATTCACACAGGAAAAATGGCTAGTGCCATTCTATCCGATAAGATTCCCTGCGATCGTCTGCAAATTGACCAAGAACTCCCACCTATTGATGAAGTCCACCCCAGTGCCGCTGCCCTAGCTTACCACGAACGGATCACAGGTCGCAGTTCTGAAGGAAAGCCCTCAGTTTTGACAACTCCGGCTTTGAGTTCTGTTGATTAA
- a CDS encoding EVE domain-containing protein gives MAYWLFQGNPKYYRVLDGIRDFQEMPWLVTRYRKDISVGDGVLIWKAGTAAGVYAIAEVIAPAEPLQEVPDRNYWIDQTRLGYKPCAQIKFTTKLLDNPLLRSDCKQDPILQTLLVIRAPNSTNFKVTDEQWRRVHELTRGN, from the coding sequence ATGGCATACTGGCTATTCCAAGGTAATCCCAAATATTATCGGGTGCTTGATGGTATCCGTGATTTCCAGGAAATGCCCTGGTTAGTCACCCGCTACCGTAAAGATATCAGCGTGGGGGATGGTGTATTAATTTGGAAAGCCGGAACCGCCGCCGGAGTATATGCAATTGCGGAAGTAATCGCACCCGCAGAGCCTCTCCAAGAAGTTCCCGATCGCAACTACTGGATTGATCAAACTCGCTTAGGTTATAAACCCTGCGCGCAAATCAAATTCACTACCAAGCTATTAGATAACCCCCTACTGCGGTCTGACTGTAAACAAGATCCCATCCTCCAAACCCTGTTGGTGATTCGCGCCCCCAACAGTACCAATTTTAAGGTCACAGATGAACAGTGGCGGCGAGTCCATGAGTTAACCCGTGGGAATTGA
- a CDS encoding ABC transporter ATP-binding protein: MLKLQQVSVKSPIILKPLLLDISACVQPGDRIALMGVAGSGKSLLLRLINRLISPCSGCLYFRESNYQNIDPVWLRQKITLVLPEPRLLGMRVSEAIAYPLRLRKMSEDELTTRVNLWVERLAIPPDILALTEVQLSSRQQQWISLTRGLVIQPDILLLDEPTANLNPQQQQCLAQILTDFYQGENMAIVATHNPDFARQFATRVWYLHQGELVDDLPVEQVNWAEFTEVLQSQKTAVSQEWDNL, translated from the coding sequence ATGTTAAAACTTCAGCAGGTCTCTGTCAAATCTCCAATTATCCTCAAACCTCTGTTGCTCGATATTTCTGCCTGTGTTCAACCAGGCGATCGCATTGCTTTAATGGGAGTTGCTGGGTCGGGGAAAAGTCTGTTGCTGCGATTAATTAATCGGCTAATCTCTCCCTGTAGTGGTTGCCTGTATTTCCGGGAGAGTAATTATCAAAATATTGACCCCGTTTGGTTACGCCAAAAAATCACCTTGGTTTTACCAGAACCCAGACTTTTGGGGATGAGGGTTTCGGAAGCGATCGCTTATCCCTTACGGTTGCGAAAAATGTCCGAAGATGAACTGACCACACGGGTTAATCTCTGGGTGGAAAGGTTAGCCATTCCCCCCGATATTCTAGCCCTAACTGAGGTGCAACTTTCCAGCCGACAGCAACAATGGATATCTCTGACTAGGGGTTTAGTTATTCAACCGGATATCCTGTTATTAGATGAACCGACGGCTAACCTTAACCCACAACAGCAACAGTGTTTGGCACAAATTTTAACGGATTTTTACCAGGGGGAAAATATGGCGATCGTCGCTACTCATAACCCTGATTTTGCGCGTCAGTTCGCCACTAGGGTTTGGTATCTTCACCAGGGAGAGTTAGTTGATGACCTGCCAGTAGAACAAGTCAATTGGGCTGAATTTACTGAGGTTTTACAATCTCAAAAAACCGCAGTTTCTCAAGAGTGGGATAATCTCTAA